One part of the Natronorubrum sediminis genome encodes these proteins:
- a CDS encoding 30S ribosomal protein S14 translates to MSESETEAERTGEHATKRTGQDEACQRCGRKQGLVGKYDINLCRQCFREIARDMGFKKYR, encoded by the coding sequence ATGAGTGAAAGTGAAACAGAAGCCGAGCGCACGGGCGAGCACGCCACGAAGCGTACCGGGCAGGACGAAGCCTGCCAGCGCTGTGGTCGCAAACAGGGGCTTGTCGGAAAGTACGACATCAACCTCTGTCGACAGTGCTTCCGCGAAATCGCTCGCGACATGGGATTCAAGAAGTATCGATAA
- a CDS encoding 30S ribosomal protein S8 yields MTGNDPLSNALSGLDNAESVGHLSHEVTPASNEIGSVLEVFYDRGYIDGFEYVDDGKAGQFEVELKGAINDCGPVKPRYSASAEDFEKWEKRYLPARDFGALVVTTSSGIMSHYEAREQGIGGQVIAYVY; encoded by the coding sequence ATGACTGGAAACGACCCACTCAGCAACGCGCTCTCGGGACTCGACAACGCCGAAAGCGTGGGGCATCTCAGCCACGAGGTAACACCCGCCTCCAACGAGATCGGCAGCGTACTCGAGGTCTTCTACGACCGCGGGTACATCGACGGCTTCGAGTACGTCGACGACGGTAAAGCCGGTCAGTTTGAGGTCGAATTGAAAGGAGCGATCAACGACTGTGGCCCAGTCAAACCCCGCTACAGTGCCAGCGCTGAAGACTTCGAGAAGTGGGAGAAACGGTATCTCCCCGCTCGAGACTTCGGTGCACTCGTCGTGACGACGAGCAGTGGCATCATGAGCCACTACGAGGCTCGTGAGCAGGGTATTGGGGGCCAGGTGATCGCATACGTCTACTAA
- a CDS encoding 50S ribosomal protein L6, with protein MRVELEIPDNVTVEIDHLDVTVDGPEGSVTRRLWYPDVTVELEDETVVIESDNEDAKTNATVGTFESHIKNAFHGVAEGWEYKMEVFYSHFPMQVRAEGDDVVIENFLGEKAARRTTIHGETDVSVDDERLVLSGPNKEDVGQTAADIEQLTRVSGKDTRVFQDGVYITEKPAKGGA; from the coding sequence ATGCGAGTCGAACTGGAAATCCCTGACAACGTAACCGTCGAGATCGACCACCTCGACGTGACCGTCGACGGCCCAGAAGGCAGCGTTACCCGCCGCCTCTGGTACCCCGACGTGACCGTCGAACTCGAAGACGAGACTGTGGTAATCGAAAGTGACAACGAGGACGCGAAGACGAACGCGACCGTTGGCACGTTCGAGAGTCACATCAAGAACGCATTCCACGGCGTGGCCGAGGGCTGGGAGTACAAGATGGAAGTCTTCTACTCTCACTTCCCGATGCAGGTCCGCGCGGAAGGCGACGATGTCGTCATCGAGAACTTCCTCGGCGAAAAGGCAGCGCGACGTACGACTATCCACGGTGAAACCGACGTGTCCGTCGACGACGAGAGACTCGTCCTCTCCGGACCCAACAAGGAAGACGTCGGCCAAACGGCGGCCGACATCGAGCAACTGACACGCGTCAGTGGCAAGGACACCCGAGTCTTCCAAGACGGCGTCTACATCACCGAGAAACCCGCTAAAGGAGGTGCCTGA
- a CDS encoding 50S ribosomal protein L32e has product MADDDPETEDTGADPDEPQELEDISGVGTSKADALQDAGFETIEDVKEADQDDLAGADGIGNALAARIKADVGDLEVSDETDAEIEDEDVDEDAESVDEDVETELQPRGLTEKTPELSEEESELLEQRRSEGKPQFNRQDYHMKKRTPESWRRPRGQLSKQRKGVKGKGPTVEAGFRTPTAVRGKHPSGFDEVYVENLDDLEGVDGDREAVRISSSVGGRKRERIEEEAEEQDVRVLNPTYEEVEVDSND; this is encoded by the coding sequence ATGGCAGACGACGATCCAGAAACTGAAGACACTGGGGCCGACCCAGACGAGCCACAGGAACTCGAGGACATCAGCGGTGTCGGCACGAGCAAGGCAGACGCCCTGCAAGATGCCGGCTTCGAAACTATCGAGGACGTCAAAGAAGCAGACCAGGACGACCTCGCTGGGGCCGACGGTATCGGGAACGCACTTGCGGCCCGAATCAAAGCAGACGTCGGCGACCTCGAAGTTAGCGACGAAACCGACGCCGAAATCGAAGACGAAGACGTCGACGAAGACGCAGAATCCGTCGACGAGGACGTCGAAACCGAACTGCAACCTCGCGGATTGACCGAGAAGACGCCGGAGCTCTCCGAGGAAGAATCGGAGTTGCTCGAACAGCGTCGAAGTGAGGGCAAACCGCAGTTCAACCGACAGGACTACCACATGAAAAAGCGGACGCCGGAGTCCTGGCGACGCCCACGCGGACAGCTGTCCAAGCAACGAAAGGGCGTCAAAGGCAAAGGCCCGACCGTCGAGGCTGGCTTCCGAACGCCAACCGCAGTTCGTGGCAAGCACCCAAGCGGATTCGACGAGGTCTACGTCGAGAACCTCGACGACCTCGAGGGCGTCGACGGCGACCGAGAGGCTGTTCGTATCTCCTCGTCGGTTGGTGGGCGCAAGCGCGAACGAATCGAAGAAGAAGCCGAGGAACAGGACGTTCGCGTCCTGAACCCAACCTACGAAGAAGTAGAGGTGGATTCAAATGACTGA
- a CDS encoding 50S ribosomal protein L19e, with protein MTDLSAQKRLAADVLDVGENRVWLDPDAQADIAEAITRDEIRELVQEGRIQAGDAKSNSRGRARERNEKRAYGHKKGPGKRRGKKGARQNEKDEWQNKIRAQRRKLRELRDKGELTPTQYRELYKKAGGGEFRSVQYLLNYIDENYGDQ; from the coding sequence ATGACTGATCTCTCCGCACAGAAACGACTTGCAGCCGACGTTCTCGACGTCGGAGAGAATCGCGTCTGGCTCGACCCCGACGCTCAGGCAGACATCGCCGAAGCGATCACCCGTGACGAGATCCGAGAACTCGTCCAGGAAGGTCGTATTCAGGCTGGTGACGCCAAGAGCAACTCCCGCGGACGCGCACGAGAGCGCAACGAAAAGCGAGCCTACGGCCACAAGAAGGGGCCAGGCAAGCGCCGCGGCAAGAAGGGTGCACGCCAGAACGAGAAAGACGAGTGGCAGAACAAGATTCGCGCACAGCGACGGAAGCTTCGTGAACTCCGAGACAAGGGCGAACTCACGCCCACGCAGTACCGCGAGCTCTACAAGAAGGCTGGCGGTGGCGAGTTCCGGAGCGTCCAATACCTGTTGAACTACATCGACGAAAACTACGGTGACCAATAA